The following proteins are co-located in the Anser cygnoides isolate HZ-2024a breed goose chromosome 2, Taihu_goose_T2T_genome, whole genome shotgun sequence genome:
- the CHPF2 gene encoding chondroitin sulfate glucuronyltransferase gives MRLAALLAALRPVLPLVLGLSLGCSLSLLRASWSHGAGEDPCLGAAGRAGPPAGGAQPEAGDGRPGQGHEDFRPRIVPYYRDPNKPYKKVLRTRYIQTELGFHERLFVAVLTSKATLNTLAVAVNKTVAHHFPRLLYFTGLRSAKVPHGMVLVAHGDERPIWLMYETMYYIHQHFGSDYDWFYIMQDDTYAQAEQVKALVTHLSINQDVYLGRAEEFIGGDEQARYCHGGFGYLLSRSLLLKLHPHLDSCRNEILSVRPDEWLGRCIIDFLGISCISQLQGQHYHTYELAKNAEPEKEEEEEFQAALAVHPVSDVTLMYRLHKHFSRIQLERAYQEIQELQMQIRNLTSLTPAGEAGLTWPVGINAPFLPKTRFEVISWDYFTEQYLFSCPDGSPKCELSGASKADVSDIIESALEQLNSRYQPLLRFSKRQLLNGYRRFDPTRGMEYTLDLLLEAVTQKGHSHVLVKRVSLVRPLSKVEIIPMPYVTEATRVQLVLPLTVQDLDFVANFLDMYAMNTLDTHDNALLTLLFIYHPYDAQRVSQVDVFAGVKTMVGELEKRYAEVKIPWISVKTEVPSQVKLMDIVSKKHPVDTLFFLASVWTEINMEFLNRCRMNTISNWQVFFPVHFQEFNPALVYRGEQTASSSTDFLRDGHFDRHSFAEACFYNSDYMTARTKLAADILDRDEVLEGMEVFDVFLHYSGLHLFRAVEPGLVQKYALRSCNPRLSEELYHRCVLSNLEGLASRSHLAMALFEQEQANST, from the exons GCTGCCGCTCGTGCTGGGCCTttccctgggctgcagcctgAGCCTGCTGCGCGCCTCCTGGAGCCACGGCGCCGGCGAGGACCCGTGCCTGGgggcggcgggccgggccgggccccccgccgGCGGAGCGCAGCCGGAGGCCGGAGATGGGCGGCCGGGCCAGGGGCACGAGGACTTCAGGCCCCGGATTGTGCCGTACTACAGGGACCCCAACAAGCCTTACAAGAAAGTGCTCAG AACTCGTTACATCCAGACAGAATTGGGATTCCATGAGAGACTGTTTGTGGCAGTGCTGACTTCCAAGGCTACCCTGAATACGTTGGCCGTGGCAGTGAACAAGACTGTAGCCCATCACTTCCCACGCCTGCTGTATTTTACAGGGTTGCGCAGTGCCAAGGTGCCTCATGGCATGGTGCTTGTGGCCCATGGAGACGAGCGTCCTATCTGGCTGATGTATGAGACCATGTACTATATCCATCAGCACTTCGGTTCTGACTATGACTGGTTCTACATCATGCAGGATGACACCTATGCACAGGCTGAACAGGTCAAGGCTCTGGTGACACACCTAAGCATTAACCAAGATGTCTACCTGGGACGAGCAGAGGAGTTCATCGGGGGAGATGAGCAGGCCCGCTATTGCCATGGTGGCTTTGGCTACCTGCTATCCCGCAGCCTGCTTCTGAAGCTCCATCCTCACCTGGACAGCTGCCGCAACGAGATCCTTAGTGTGCGCCCAGACGAGTGGCTGGGGCGTTGCATCATTGATTTCCTGGGTATCTCTTGTATTTCCCAGCTCCAG GGTCAGCATTATCACACTTATGAACTGGCCAAAAATGCTGAgccagaaaaggaggaagaagaggagttCCAAGCAGCTCTTGCTGTGCACCCTGTTTCTGACGTGACATTGATGTACCGTCTGCACAAGCACTTCAGCAGGATCCAGCTGGAGAGAGCCTACCAGGAGATCCAGGAACTCCAG ATGCAGATCAGGAACCTGACATCACTGACTCCTGCAGGTGAGGCAGGCTTGACGTGGCCTGTGGGGATTAATGCCCCATTTCTTCCAAAGACACGTTTTGAGGTAATCAGCTGGGACTACTTCACTGAGCAGTACctcttctcctgtcctgacgGCTCTCCCAAGTGTGAGCTCTCTGGAGCCAGCAAAGCAGATGTCAGTGACATTATTGAGTCAGCACTTGAGCAACTGAACAGTCGCTACCAGCCTTTGCTCCGCTTCAGCAAGCGGCAGTTGCTGAATGGCTACCGGCGTTTTGACCCCACACGGGGCATGGAGTATACACTGGACCTACTGCTGGAGGCGGTGACCCAAAAGGGCCACAGTCACGTTCTGGTCAAACGAGTGAGCTTGGTGCGGCCCTTAAGTAAGGTAGAAATTATTCCCATGCCGTATGTAACAGAGGCCACGCGGGTGCAACTGGTGCTTCCGTTGACAGTACAGGACTTGGATTTTGTGGCGAACTTCCTGGATATGTATGCTATGAACACACTGGACACACATGATAATGCCTTGCTGACCTTGCTTTTCATCTACCATCCGTACGATGCTCAGCGAGTCAGCCAAGTGGATGTATTTGCTGGAGTCAAGACCATGGTAGGAGAACTGGAGAAACGTTATGCAGAAGTTAAAATCCCCTGGATTAGTGTCAAAACTGAGGTGCCATCACAAGTGAAACTCATGGATATAGTCTCAAAGAAGCATCCTGTAGACACTCTGTTCTTCTTGGCCAGTGTCTGGACAGAAATCAACATGGAGTTCCTGAACCGCTGCCGAATGAATACTATCAGCAATTGGCAGGTCTTTTTCCCAGTGCATTTTCAAGAGTTCAACCCTGCACTGGTATACCGTGGCGAGCAGACTGCTTCCTCCAGCACAGACTTCCTGAGGGATGGGCATTTTGACAGACATTCCTTTGCTGAGGCCTGCTTTTACAACTCTGACTACATGACAGCACGTACCAAGCTAGCAGCTGATATCCTAGACCGAGATGAGGTGCTGGAGGGCATGGAAGTATTTGATGTCTTCCTCCACTATTCTGGTTTGCACTTATTTCGGGCTGTGGAGCCAGGGCTAGTGCAGAAATATGCACTGAGGAGCTGCAATCCCCGGCTTAGTGAGGAGTTATACCACCGTTGTGTCCTCAGTAACTTGGAGGGGCTTGCATCGCGCTCGCACTTAGCCATGGCCCTCTTTGAGCAGGAACAGGCCAACAGTACTTGA